From Cyclopterus lumpus isolate fCycLum1 chromosome 4, fCycLum1.pri, whole genome shotgun sequence, a single genomic window includes:
- the lrrc39 gene encoding leucine-rich repeat-containing protein 39, protein MVAVVSSVSSIKALWETRISRIQDDEDEQRRKKTRGGATGRLSVGVWEDRAILARLKQKLQTEDGRLILRIEQEEWKTLPACLVQLSQVHEWHIHRTGLQKIPHFINSFQNLLVLDLSRNGVTEIPKQIGKLTQLRELLLSYNRIQFVPEELSSCESLERLELAMNRDLIQLPDQLRNLKKLQHLDLSMNDFTYIPDCVVGLPAIQWLDMGGNRLQHLPEDINRMETLHTLWLQRNQLEKLPENISRMKSLDTLVLSSNRLTGIPPLMEDMSNLRFVNFRANPLSLDVTLPCRKKKEDEDEDEDDDDDREMFGREFMQVYIQEARKRAQHQRTKGLPENL, encoded by the exons ATGGTGGCCGTGGTGAGCTCGGTGAGCTCCATCAAAGCTCTGTGGGAGACGAGGATCAGCAGGATCCAGGATGACGAAGacgagcagaggaggaagaagaccaGGGGCGGGGCCACCGGGAG ACTGAGTGTTGGGGTTTGGGAGGACCGGGCAATTCTGGCTCGGCTTAAACAGAAGCTGCAGACAGAAGATGGACGGCTCATCCTCCGAATCGAACAGGAGGAGTGGAAG ACATTGCCGGCCTGTCTGGTCCAGCTCAGTCAGGTCCATGAGTGGCATATTCACCGGACCGGACTGCAGAAGATCCCTCACTTCATCAACAGCTTCCAGAACCTTTTGGTTCTAGATTTGTCCCGCAACGGGGTCACAGAGATCCCCAAACAGATCG GGAAGCTGACTCAGCTCAGAGAGCTCCTGCTGAGCTACAACAGAATCCAGTTTGTTCCTGAAGAACTGAGCAGCTGTGAGAGTCTGGAGAGACTGGAGCTGGCCATGAACAGGGATCTGATCCAGCTACCAGATCAG TTGAGGAACCTGAAGAAGCTTCAGCACCTGGACTTGTCCATGAACGACTTCACCTACATACCGGACTGCGTGGTTGGGCTGCCAGCGATCCAGTGGCTTGACATGGGAGGAAACCGACTCCAGCACTTACCTGAAGACATAAACAG GATGGAGACGCTGCACACTCTGTGGCTACAGAGAAACCAACTGGAGAAACTTCCAGAAAACATCAGCAGGATGAAGAGTCTGGACACGCTGGTCCTTAGCAGCAACAGACTCACAGGCATCCCCCCACTGATGGAGGACATGTCCAACCTCAg GTTTGTGAACTTCCGGGCCAACCCTCTGTCTCTGGACGTGACGCTGCCctgcaggaagaagaaggaggacgaagacgaagacgaagacgacgacgacgacagaGAGATGTTTGGACGAGAGTTCATGCAGGTCTACATCCAGGAGGCCAGAAAGAGAGCTCAACATCAAAGAACCAAGGGTTTACCTGAGAATCTTTAA
- the trmt13 gene encoding tRNA:m(4)X modification enzyme TRM13 homolog isoform X2 has product MAAPGRCGFFLEKKKRFCKMIVARGKVFCGEHAAMEEGSSRIPCPLDPKHTVSEDKLEQHLKKCNSREKAKPVYYVENINSGSADGETLQQVSLSERSRAELHSLLDKLNTAVTGLQWDVDNSVLSHPILQEELNNPKNGDSAHKHLKQQSSLLGHLEALGLLGRGRCFVEFGAGRGKLSHWIHEALKTRDHVKTCKDLQLLLVERCSTRFKVDGKHQDTGVEFERLQVDIQHLDLSKVQLLTQKKLPLVGVGKHLCGAATDLALRCLLETPGLRKEVQPPRKRLKTPESSPGPDSGPGPVLGLAVALCCHHRCEWRHYVGQQFFLQKGLGAAEFSAFCRMSSWATCGPANRGPASRAGTNQGRDDEEHEPAEKTDAVSGFLSLEEREQLGRLCKRLIDGGRLHFLETNGFLSKLTCYVDREGSVTSRDRGLARKFTNLLQKKQTSDRP; this is encoded by the exons ATGGCGGCCCCCGGGAGATGTGGCTTCttcctggagaagaagaaacggtTCTGTAAGATGATCGTCGCGAGAGGAAAAGTGTTCTGTGGAGAGCACGCGGCCATG gaGGAGGGAAGCAGCAGGATTCCGTGTCCTCTGGACCCCAAACA CACTGTGAGTGAAGACAAACTGGAGCAACACCTGAAGAAATGTAACTCCAGAGAGAAAGCAAAGCCT GTTTATTATGTGGAGAACATAAACTCTGGATCAGCTGATGGAGAGACTCTCCAACAG GTGAGTCTGTCTGAGCGGAGCCGGGCTGAGTTGCATTCTCTGTTGGACAAACTGAATACAGCCGTCACAG GACTGCAGTGGGACGTGGACAACAGCGTTCTGTCTCACCCTATCCTTCAGGAGGAACTTAACAACCCAAAGAACGGAGACTCCGCCCACAAACACCTGAAGCAGCAG TCCTCTCTCTTAGGTCACCTGGAGGCGCTGGGGCTGCTGGGAAGGGGGCGGTGCTTCGTGGAGTTCGGAGCAGGTCGTGGGAAACTATCTCACTGGATCCACGAAGCCCTgaagaccagagaccatgtgaAGACCTGTAAGGACCTGCAGCTTCTGCTGGTGGAGCGCTGCAGCACCCGCTTCAAG GTGGATGGGAAACATCAGGATACTGGAGTTGAGTTTGAAAGGCTGCAGGTCGACATTCAGCATCTGGATTTAA GTAAAGTGCAGCTGCTCACACAGAAGAAGCTTCCGCTGGTTGGAGTtggaaaacacctgtgtggagCAGCGACAG ATCTCGCTCTGCGCTGTCTGTTGGAAACACCAGGACTCAGAAAGGAGGTCCAGCCACCACGAAAACGCCTCAAAACTCCAGAATCTAGTCCTGGTCCAGACTCTGGTCCCGGTCCGGTGCTGGGCCTGGCGGTGGCGCTGTGCTGCCACCATCGCTGCGAGTGGCGTCACTATGTCGGGCAGCAGTTCTTCCTGCAGAAAGGGCTTGGAGCGGCAGAGTTCTCAGCTTTCTGTCGGATGTCCAGCTGGGCCACGTGTGGACCGGCCAATCGGGGCCCTGCATCTCGGGCCGGGACCAATCAGGGAAGAGACGATGAAGAGCACGAACCGGCGGAGAAGACGGACGCAGTCAGCGG CTTCCTGTCGTTGGAGGAGCGCGAGCAGCTCGGTCGTCTCTGCAAACGGCTGATTGATGGCGGCAGACTTCACTTCCTGGAGACCAACGGATTCCTCAGCAAGTTGACGTGTTACGTAGACCGAGAG GGCAGCGTCACGTCCAGAGACAGAGGGTTGGCCCGGAAGTTCACAAACCTGcttcaaaagaaacaaacgTCTGATAGACCGTAG
- the trmt13 gene encoding tRNA:m(4)X modification enzyme TRM13 homolog isoform X3, producing MAAPGRCGFFLEKKKRFCKMIVARGKVFCGEHAAMEEGSSRIPCPLDPKHTVSEDKLEQHLKKCNSREKAKPVYYVENINSGSADGETLQQVSLSERSRAELHSLLDKLNTAVTGLQWDVDNSVLSHPILQEELNNPKNGDSAHKHLKQQSSLLGHLEALGLLGRGRCFVEFGAGRGKLSHWIHEALKTRDHVKTCKDLQLLLVERCSTRFKVDGKHQDTGVEFERLQVDIQHLDLSKVQLLTQKKLPLVGVGKHLCGAATGLRKEVQPPRKRLKTPESSPGPDSGPGPVLGLAVALCCHHRCEWRHYVGQQFFLQKGLGAAEFSAFCRMSSWATCGPANRGPASRAGTNQGRDDEEHEPAEKTDAVSGFLSLEEREQLGRLCKRLIDGGRLHFLETNGFLSKLTCYVDREGSVTSRDRGLARKFTNLLQKKQTSDRP from the exons ATGGCGGCCCCCGGGAGATGTGGCTTCttcctggagaagaagaaacggtTCTGTAAGATGATCGTCGCGAGAGGAAAAGTGTTCTGTGGAGAGCACGCGGCCATG gaGGAGGGAAGCAGCAGGATTCCGTGTCCTCTGGACCCCAAACA CACTGTGAGTGAAGACAAACTGGAGCAACACCTGAAGAAATGTAACTCCAGAGAGAAAGCAAAGCCT GTTTATTATGTGGAGAACATAAACTCTGGATCAGCTGATGGAGAGACTCTCCAACAG GTGAGTCTGTCTGAGCGGAGCCGGGCTGAGTTGCATTCTCTGTTGGACAAACTGAATACAGCCGTCACAG GACTGCAGTGGGACGTGGACAACAGCGTTCTGTCTCACCCTATCCTTCAGGAGGAACTTAACAACCCAAAGAACGGAGACTCCGCCCACAAACACCTGAAGCAGCAG TCCTCTCTCTTAGGTCACCTGGAGGCGCTGGGGCTGCTGGGAAGGGGGCGGTGCTTCGTGGAGTTCGGAGCAGGTCGTGGGAAACTATCTCACTGGATCCACGAAGCCCTgaagaccagagaccatgtgaAGACCTGTAAGGACCTGCAGCTTCTGCTGGTGGAGCGCTGCAGCACCCGCTTCAAG GTGGATGGGAAACATCAGGATACTGGAGTTGAGTTTGAAAGGCTGCAGGTCGACATTCAGCATCTGGATTTAA GTAAAGTGCAGCTGCTCACACAGAAGAAGCTTCCGCTGGTTGGAGTtggaaaacacctgtgtggagCAGCGACAG GACTCAGAAAGGAGGTCCAGCCACCACGAAAACGCCTCAAAACTCCAGAATCTAGTCCTGGTCCAGACTCTGGTCCCGGTCCGGTGCTGGGCCTGGCGGTGGCGCTGTGCTGCCACCATCGCTGCGAGTGGCGTCACTATGTCGGGCAGCAGTTCTTCCTGCAGAAAGGGCTTGGAGCGGCAGAGTTCTCAGCTTTCTGTCGGATGTCCAGCTGGGCCACGTGTGGACCGGCCAATCGGGGCCCTGCATCTCGGGCCGGGACCAATCAGGGAAGAGACGATGAAGAGCACGAACCGGCGGAGAAGACGGACGCAGTCAGCGG CTTCCTGTCGTTGGAGGAGCGCGAGCAGCTCGGTCGTCTCTGCAAACGGCTGATTGATGGCGGCAGACTTCACTTCCTGGAGACCAACGGATTCCTCAGCAAGTTGACGTGTTACGTAGACCGAGAG GGCAGCGTCACGTCCAGAGACAGAGGGTTGGCCCGGAAGTTCACAAACCTGcttcaaaagaaacaaacgTCTGATAGACCGTAG
- the trmt13 gene encoding tRNA:m(4)X modification enzyme TRM13 homolog isoform X5, with protein sequence MAAPGRCGFFLEKKKRFCKMIVARGKVFCGEHAAMEEGSSRIPCPLDPKHTVSEDKLEQHLKKCNSREKAKPVYYVENINSGSADGETLQQVSLSERSRAELHSLLDKLNTAVTGLQWDVDNSVLSHPILQEELNNPKNGDSAHKHLKQQSSLLGHLEALGLLGRGRCFVEFGAGRGKLSHWIHEALKTRDHVKTCKDLQLLLVERCSTRFKVDGKHQDTGVEFERLQVDIQHLDLSKVQLLTQKKLPLVGVGKHLCGAATDLALRCLLETPGLRKEVQPPRKRLKTPESSPGPDSGPGPVLGLAVALCCHHRCEWRHYVGQQFFLQKGLGAAEFSAFCRMSSWATCGPANRGPASRAGTNQGRDDEEHEPAEKTDAVSGFLSLEEREQLGRLCKRLIDGGRLHFLETNGFLSKLTCYVDREILR encoded by the exons ATGGCGGCCCCCGGGAGATGTGGCTTCttcctggagaagaagaaacggtTCTGTAAGATGATCGTCGCGAGAGGAAAAGTGTTCTGTGGAGAGCACGCGGCCATG gaGGAGGGAAGCAGCAGGATTCCGTGTCCTCTGGACCCCAAACA CACTGTGAGTGAAGACAAACTGGAGCAACACCTGAAGAAATGTAACTCCAGAGAGAAAGCAAAGCCT GTTTATTATGTGGAGAACATAAACTCTGGATCAGCTGATGGAGAGACTCTCCAACAG GTGAGTCTGTCTGAGCGGAGCCGGGCTGAGTTGCATTCTCTGTTGGACAAACTGAATACAGCCGTCACAG GACTGCAGTGGGACGTGGACAACAGCGTTCTGTCTCACCCTATCCTTCAGGAGGAACTTAACAACCCAAAGAACGGAGACTCCGCCCACAAACACCTGAAGCAGCAG TCCTCTCTCTTAGGTCACCTGGAGGCGCTGGGGCTGCTGGGAAGGGGGCGGTGCTTCGTGGAGTTCGGAGCAGGTCGTGGGAAACTATCTCACTGGATCCACGAAGCCCTgaagaccagagaccatgtgaAGACCTGTAAGGACCTGCAGCTTCTGCTGGTGGAGCGCTGCAGCACCCGCTTCAAG GTGGATGGGAAACATCAGGATACTGGAGTTGAGTTTGAAAGGCTGCAGGTCGACATTCAGCATCTGGATTTAA GTAAAGTGCAGCTGCTCACACAGAAGAAGCTTCCGCTGGTTGGAGTtggaaaacacctgtgtggagCAGCGACAG ATCTCGCTCTGCGCTGTCTGTTGGAAACACCAGGACTCAGAAAGGAGGTCCAGCCACCACGAAAACGCCTCAAAACTCCAGAATCTAGTCCTGGTCCAGACTCTGGTCCCGGTCCGGTGCTGGGCCTGGCGGTGGCGCTGTGCTGCCACCATCGCTGCGAGTGGCGTCACTATGTCGGGCAGCAGTTCTTCCTGCAGAAAGGGCTTGGAGCGGCAGAGTTCTCAGCTTTCTGTCGGATGTCCAGCTGGGCCACGTGTGGACCGGCCAATCGGGGCCCTGCATCTCGGGCCGGGACCAATCAGGGAAGAGACGATGAAGAGCACGAACCGGCGGAGAAGACGGACGCAGTCAGCGG CTTCCTGTCGTTGGAGGAGCGCGAGCAGCTCGGTCGTCTCTGCAAACGGCTGATTGATGGCGGCAGACTTCACTTCCTGGAGACCAACGGATTCCTCAGCAAGTTGACGTGTTACGTAGACCGAGAG ATTCTCAGGTAA
- the trmt13 gene encoding tRNA:m(4)X modification enzyme TRM13 homolog isoform X1 codes for MAAPGRCGFFLEKKKRFCKMIVARGKVFCGEHAAMEEGSSRIPCPLDPKHTVSEDKLEQHLKKCNSREKAKPVYYVENINSGSADGETLQQVTSRTIIIIIITLIIILIILLLVVQVSLSERSRAELHSLLDKLNTAVTGLQWDVDNSVLSHPILQEELNNPKNGDSAHKHLKQQSSLLGHLEALGLLGRGRCFVEFGAGRGKLSHWIHEALKTRDHVKTCKDLQLLLVERCSTRFKVDGKHQDTGVEFERLQVDIQHLDLSKVQLLTQKKLPLVGVGKHLCGAATDLALRCLLETPGLRKEVQPPRKRLKTPESSPGPDSGPGPVLGLAVALCCHHRCEWRHYVGQQFFLQKGLGAAEFSAFCRMSSWATCGPANRGPASRAGTNQGRDDEEHEPAEKTDAVSGFLSLEEREQLGRLCKRLIDGGRLHFLETNGFLSKLTCYVDREVTLENVLLTAVPSN; via the exons ATGGCGGCCCCCGGGAGATGTGGCTTCttcctggagaagaagaaacggtTCTGTAAGATGATCGTCGCGAGAGGAAAAGTGTTCTGTGGAGAGCACGCGGCCATG gaGGAGGGAAGCAGCAGGATTCCGTGTCCTCTGGACCCCAAACA CACTGTGAGTGAAGACAAACTGGAGCAACACCTGAAGAAATGTAACTCCAGAGAGAAAGCAAAGCCT GTTTATTATGTGGAGAACATAAACTCTGGATCAGCTGATGGAGAGACTCTCCAACAGGTAACATCTcgtacaataataataataataataaccctaATAATAATCCTTATAATCCTGCTGCTTGTGGTTCAGGTGAGTCTGTCTGAGCGGAGCCGGGCTGAGTTGCATTCTCTGTTGGACAAACTGAATACAGCCGTCACAG GACTGCAGTGGGACGTGGACAACAGCGTTCTGTCTCACCCTATCCTTCAGGAGGAACTTAACAACCCAAAGAACGGAGACTCCGCCCACAAACACCTGAAGCAGCAG TCCTCTCTCTTAGGTCACCTGGAGGCGCTGGGGCTGCTGGGAAGGGGGCGGTGCTTCGTGGAGTTCGGAGCAGGTCGTGGGAAACTATCTCACTGGATCCACGAAGCCCTgaagaccagagaccatgtgaAGACCTGTAAGGACCTGCAGCTTCTGCTGGTGGAGCGCTGCAGCACCCGCTTCAAG GTGGATGGGAAACATCAGGATACTGGAGTTGAGTTTGAAAGGCTGCAGGTCGACATTCAGCATCTGGATTTAA GTAAAGTGCAGCTGCTCACACAGAAGAAGCTTCCGCTGGTTGGAGTtggaaaacacctgtgtggagCAGCGACAG ATCTCGCTCTGCGCTGTCTGTTGGAAACACCAGGACTCAGAAAGGAGGTCCAGCCACCACGAAAACGCCTCAAAACTCCAGAATCTAGTCCTGGTCCAGACTCTGGTCCCGGTCCGGTGCTGGGCCTGGCGGTGGCGCTGTGCTGCCACCATCGCTGCGAGTGGCGTCACTATGTCGGGCAGCAGTTCTTCCTGCAGAAAGGGCTTGGAGCGGCAGAGTTCTCAGCTTTCTGTCGGATGTCCAGCTGGGCCACGTGTGGACCGGCCAATCGGGGCCCTGCATCTCGGGCCGGGACCAATCAGGGAAGAGACGATGAAGAGCACGAACCGGCGGAGAAGACGGACGCAGTCAGCGG CTTCCTGTCGTTGGAGGAGCGCGAGCAGCTCGGTCGTCTCTGCAAACGGCTGATTGATGGCGGCAGACTTCACTTCCTGGAGACCAACGGATTCCTCAGCAAGTTGACGTGTTACGTAGACCGAGAGGTGACCCTGGAGAACGTGCTGCTGACCGCCGTGCCCTCAAActaa
- the trmt13 gene encoding tRNA:m(4)X modification enzyme TRM13 homolog isoform X4 produces MAAPGRCGFFLEKKKRFCKMIVARGKVFCGEHAAMEEGSSRIPCPLDPKHTVSEDKLEQHLKKCNSREKAKPVYYVENINSGSADGETLQQVSLSERSRAELHSLLDKLNTAVTGLQWDVDNSVLSHPILQEELNNPKNGDSAHKHLKQQSSLLGHLEALGLLGRGRCFVEFGAGRGKLSHWIHEALKTRDHVKTCKDLQLLLVERCSTRFKVDGKHQDTGVEFERLQVDIQHLDLSKVQLLTQKKLPLVGVGKHLCGAATDLALRCLLETPGLRKEVQPPRKRLKTPESSPGPDSGPGPVLGLAVALCCHHRCEWRHYVGQQFFLQKGLGAAEFSAFCRMSSWATCGPANRGPASRAGTNQGRDDEEHEPAEKTDAVSGFLSLEEREQLGRLCKRLIDGGRLHFLETNGFLSKLTCYVDREVTLENVLLTAVPSN; encoded by the exons ATGGCGGCCCCCGGGAGATGTGGCTTCttcctggagaagaagaaacggtTCTGTAAGATGATCGTCGCGAGAGGAAAAGTGTTCTGTGGAGAGCACGCGGCCATG gaGGAGGGAAGCAGCAGGATTCCGTGTCCTCTGGACCCCAAACA CACTGTGAGTGAAGACAAACTGGAGCAACACCTGAAGAAATGTAACTCCAGAGAGAAAGCAAAGCCT GTTTATTATGTGGAGAACATAAACTCTGGATCAGCTGATGGAGAGACTCTCCAACAG GTGAGTCTGTCTGAGCGGAGCCGGGCTGAGTTGCATTCTCTGTTGGACAAACTGAATACAGCCGTCACAG GACTGCAGTGGGACGTGGACAACAGCGTTCTGTCTCACCCTATCCTTCAGGAGGAACTTAACAACCCAAAGAACGGAGACTCCGCCCACAAACACCTGAAGCAGCAG TCCTCTCTCTTAGGTCACCTGGAGGCGCTGGGGCTGCTGGGAAGGGGGCGGTGCTTCGTGGAGTTCGGAGCAGGTCGTGGGAAACTATCTCACTGGATCCACGAAGCCCTgaagaccagagaccatgtgaAGACCTGTAAGGACCTGCAGCTTCTGCTGGTGGAGCGCTGCAGCACCCGCTTCAAG GTGGATGGGAAACATCAGGATACTGGAGTTGAGTTTGAAAGGCTGCAGGTCGACATTCAGCATCTGGATTTAA GTAAAGTGCAGCTGCTCACACAGAAGAAGCTTCCGCTGGTTGGAGTtggaaaacacctgtgtggagCAGCGACAG ATCTCGCTCTGCGCTGTCTGTTGGAAACACCAGGACTCAGAAAGGAGGTCCAGCCACCACGAAAACGCCTCAAAACTCCAGAATCTAGTCCTGGTCCAGACTCTGGTCCCGGTCCGGTGCTGGGCCTGGCGGTGGCGCTGTGCTGCCACCATCGCTGCGAGTGGCGTCACTATGTCGGGCAGCAGTTCTTCCTGCAGAAAGGGCTTGGAGCGGCAGAGTTCTCAGCTTTCTGTCGGATGTCCAGCTGGGCCACGTGTGGACCGGCCAATCGGGGCCCTGCATCTCGGGCCGGGACCAATCAGGGAAGAGACGATGAAGAGCACGAACCGGCGGAGAAGACGGACGCAGTCAGCGG CTTCCTGTCGTTGGAGGAGCGCGAGCAGCTCGGTCGTCTCTGCAAACGGCTGATTGATGGCGGCAGACTTCACTTCCTGGAGACCAACGGATTCCTCAGCAAGTTGACGTGTTACGTAGACCGAGAGGTGACCCTGGAGAACGTGCTGCTGACCGCCGTGCCCTCAAActaa